The genomic segment GACTTTTCTCTTCTACAGTTGTGGCTGCTGGAATTGGGATTTTGGGATTCACTTCAGTTAGTTTTGCTCAGTCTACTTCAGTTACTCCTTTACAAGAATTTCAACGGTCTGATAATCCTGACCCTCTGAGTGGTTCCAATAGTCAGAAGACCATGTTAGATATTATTCATAATTCTCGATTAGGACGATTTAATGTTGATTATGAAGCCGTCGGTAATCAACAACGTCAAAATATTCAGGACGCAGCGACTCAATTTCGGCAAAAACAACGCCAACTTCTGGAAAACCCCCAACCTTCCACTCCTACCGAACCCTCAGCTAACCCTGTAAACGTTCAACCGTAGTCGGGTTTTGGAACCCCGTAGAGACGCGCCAAAAGCAAGTGCGGCATGGCTGGGCAAAGGCGCGTCTCTACTACGAATTACTGATTACTGTCAACAACTCTTTTTGATTAATAATTAAACGGATTAAACTATTAATCATCCGATCTTCTTCGATGGGCATAATTTCTTTGCCGGATAGAACTTCTTGAACCAACATAAAATGGATTAATGAACCAACGAAAATACGGGCTGTAGCTTCACAATCAATAATATTTAATTCGGGATGTTCTTGAAGATATTGGGTCAGAATAATCACCGCAGGTTGACAAAGTTTCTTTAAAAATAATTGCGCTAAATCTGGACGTTTTCCTGATTCAGCGACAATTAAACGAACAAAACACAAATATTCATTATCATTAATATTTTCCTTAACCAGGCGTTTCGCTAAATCCCGCAAGACTTCTTCAGGTTGACCTTCTAAAGGGTGTGACCAAACTAAATTAAATTTCTCAGTAGCAATGCGTTCAACTAATGCCGTAAATAATCCATCTTTATCGGAAAAATGGCTATAGAGGGTTTGTTTAGACACACCAGCCGATTTTGCTACCTTGTCCATACTTGTACAAGCATAGCCATTTTGCAAAAACTCCGGCATGGCACCATTGAGGATTTGTTCGGCTTTTTCTGTCACCATTGAAGATTAGGATTGAGGGTAATCGGGTTTGCCAAAATCATACACTGTCTTCCTGAATAAGGGAATAAGCAGACACTAAAGCAATATTTATTTGTTTATCCCATTCGCCCTTGAAGAATCCGTATTTACAGGATAATTACATAAATTGCGGTTTTGTTCCTGCAATTGGGTTGAGTTAGTGGTGAGATAATCGTGTAACCAGGTACAACTTTGTTCCATCTGATGATGTAAGTCTAAATTCGCTAAACTCCACAGAATCACTGTTCCATTATCCTTGGCAATAGCCAGAAGAGGGGCATCCCCAGAACTAAAACTAATATTATTGACAAAATCATTTTGTTCTAACACCATTAAAGGTTCAATACCATTGCAGTTTGATAAATCCCAAAGACGATCATTAATCTGCCACAATCTAACTTTTTTATCATCACTAGCCGTTGCTAAAATCTGCCCTTGGAAATAATAACTTAAACTTTGTACCGTTGCATGATGTCCTAATGGACAGGAAGAATGGGATTTTTTATCGTTCAATTCCCAAAGTGTAACCTGATCATTAACAGCAACAGCTAGTTGTTGAGAATTCCCTAAAAAACTTAACGTTGTTACGGGATTTTCCGCAGGTAATTTTGAGGTGGGTTGCCATTGTTTCCCTTGTTTTGTCCAGAGGGTAACGCCGTTAGCTGGCGGTTGGTTTGTGGGTTTGAGCGTACTCGCCGATGTGGCTAGGGTCTTGCCATCGGGACTAAAGCGGACA from the Planktothrix tepida PCC 9214 genome contains:
- a CDS encoding TetR/AcrR family transcriptional regulator encodes the protein MVTEKAEQILNGAMPEFLQNGYACTSMDKVAKSAGVSKQTLYSHFSDKDGLFTALVERIATEKFNLVWSHPLEGQPEEVLRDLAKRLVKENINDNEYLCFVRLIVAESGKRPDLAQLFLKKLCQPAVIILTQYLQEHPELNIIDCEATARIFVGSLIHFMLVQEVLSGKEIMPIEEDRMINSLIRLIINQKELLTVISNS